A DNA window from Bdellovibrio sp. BCCA contains the following coding sequences:
- a CDS encoding alginate export family protein, with the protein MKMLKKNLLKALGLSVALLSTTANAMSLDWNGGYRFEWTEVDRPSLATPTQRKAYGLNYLYLSPKIIAADGVNIISRFDVLNSSAYPNSQVGEIWGMNTNTNPGNAENQGSTDIKVSQLYLNVNQEYGALIVGRAPFEFGLGMTYSAGKGAFDHWYDTRDMVAYKVVIGDWFIMPVLSRKQSSGFGQGGTITTQGFQLQYESEENKSLIGVYQENVKGVKEVLGYDANQIAAFGGDGVNSSLNMQRTNFVLGRGFDSFGFKLEAGFQSGETGVTKGTQDVSVNGYGIAAELYIPRAESKWDWKLKLGMATGDDPSSTDFGGYAFNRNYDAGMLLFNHRLGQRDFLNTDVYKNTTTLNVGNSADDESISNAMYIAPSVGYAWNDRVDVRNTLVYGQLLNTVKNSVDSAKDLGLEWDIEVIYKPSERIQWVNQVGLLFPGEAWKNGNDGLGNGFTFGFASKAAISF; encoded by the coding sequence CTTTGGCAACACCCACGCAAAGAAAAGCTTATGGTTTGAACTACCTTTACTTGAGTCCAAAAATCATCGCGGCTGATGGGGTGAATATCATCTCTCGCTTTGATGTGCTAAACAGCAGCGCTTATCCGAACTCTCAAGTCGGTGAAATCTGGGGCATGAATACAAATACCAATCCGGGCAACGCTGAAAACCAGGGTTCTACAGATATCAAAGTCAGCCAGTTGTACTTGAACGTAAATCAAGAGTACGGCGCTTTGATTGTAGGTCGCGCTCCCTTTGAATTCGGTTTGGGCATGACTTACAGCGCGGGTAAGGGCGCATTTGATCACTGGTATGACACTCGCGATATGGTGGCGTACAAAGTTGTGATCGGTGACTGGTTCATCATGCCGGTTCTTTCTCGCAAACAATCCAGTGGGTTCGGTCAAGGTGGCACAATCACAACTCAAGGTTTCCAACTTCAATATGAAAGTGAAGAAAATAAATCTTTGATCGGCGTTTACCAAGAAAACGTCAAAGGTGTGAAAGAAGTTTTGGGTTACGATGCAAATCAAATCGCTGCTTTTGGCGGTGATGGCGTGAACTCAAGTCTGAACATGCAAAGAACAAACTTTGTTTTGGGTCGTGGTTTTGATTCTTTCGGATTCAAACTTGAAGCCGGTTTCCAATCTGGTGAAACAGGTGTGACAAAGGGAACTCAAGATGTCAGCGTGAATGGCTACGGTATCGCAGCCGAGCTTTACATCCCTCGTGCAGAGTCAAAATGGGACTGGAAATTGAAACTGGGCATGGCAACAGGTGATGATCCATCTTCAACGGACTTCGGTGGTTATGCGTTCAACCGTAACTATGATGCGGGAATGCTTCTTTTCAATCATCGTTTGGGGCAAAGAGATTTCTTGAACACAGACGTTTACAAAAACACGACAACTTTGAATGTTGGAAATTCTGCGGATGATGAATCCATCAGCAATGCGATGTACATCGCTCCGTCAGTTGGTTATGCATGGAATGATCGTGTAGATGTTCGCAACACACTCGTTTACGGACAATTATTGAATACAGTAAAAAACTCTGTTGATTCTGCAAAAGATCTGGGCCTAGAATGGGATATCGAAGTGATTTACAAGCCGAGTGAAAGAATTCAGTGGGTGAATCAGGTCGGTCTTCTCTTCCCTGGCGAGGCTTGGAAAAATGGCAACGACGGGTTGGGGAACGGTTTCACATTTGGATTTGCATCTAAAGCCGCCATCAGCTTTTGA